A stretch of the Marinobacter sp. JH2 genome encodes the following:
- a CDS encoding FimV/HubP family polar landmark protein: MKVRKLAVALALAGGLGSGMAQALGLGEIEMQSWLNQPLDAEISLRQSRGVDPGDVFVNVAPEAAYQRVGLERHQFLSKLKFEVITEADGNLVINVSSREPFREPYLNFLLELTWPNGRLMREYAVLVDPPVYAEESGIREQVTAPTSAPQRSTVSQSSRSAESARRQAAVQSSPTSSANADSFGPTGPSDTLWTIAQRMRPNNSVSMQQVMLAIQDKNPKAFIGGNINRLKRGQVLRAPSLSEIERRSQTEASRVVARQNQELKAPRPVDATQTAETTPQPSVKPQEVEAGAELRLIAADEAEARTEEQGGSAGGDGASEGGVDAGSAVAMEELEATRRENEELNSKLEDMQAQVETLQRLLELKSSQLADLEGVVSEEPSAASGNADGSQSVGGGADEDSAAEGESPEAVSGQASNAPDESAEAEEVGEDNSLTSEEGVPEESVETAMDTAEAGAPESETGVQQDESTAPEAVAADELEESAGPVASAGNTESTVQQPEQSQPAEQSKKGLLGQFMDAVVGNPMYQIALGGGLILLLLLLLLVARRNANREKAFYDQLNSEDDGDSEGFDLTPADEPSQAAATPEGDEVLAEANSYMAYGQLDKAAEVLETAISREPSRTDLRLKLLETYAEGQDYQSFEKQFGEVEALGDDEALARAVVLQQQLQEAEAMPSIDDLENELRSDSLAGFASEAYDNENEPEVSATPLDDEFQGLDDRLDEFDLDEELEGEKGSAGSPDDPIEYDLTGIAVLDNAEESADSTSDESDFSSFEMDVESDSQVDKPDDVLGEDEFSLDFELSEEDEAVFGSGETEDAIDPELDLTESLDLDGELDELEAQSVDTEGQADQESEPVSLNEVSGDDGLDESFLDELDAELDKVEENSESEPLDLSESALDDLELDVSDDDLALMGEFAERDSADPTTEGTDSLDEELSLEDALDELDQGEEAAADSSEDIPSLVPEVDAEDDASQGLSGLDIGDADLGDDDDFDFLAGTDEAATKLDLARAYVEMGDGDGARDILEEVALEGNEEQKAEAKELLKNLS; the protein is encoded by the coding sequence ATGAAGGTACGCAAGCTTGCGGTTGCCCTGGCGTTGGCGGGAGGGCTCGGCTCGGGTATGGCTCAGGCCCTGGGGCTGGGTGAAATTGAGATGCAGTCCTGGTTGAATCAGCCGCTGGATGCTGAAATTTCGTTGCGACAAAGTCGTGGAGTCGATCCCGGTGATGTCTTCGTTAACGTGGCTCCTGAAGCTGCTTACCAACGAGTCGGACTTGAGCGTCATCAGTTTCTGAGCAAACTGAAATTTGAAGTGATTACAGAGGCAGACGGTAATCTCGTGATCAATGTGTCATCACGGGAACCTTTCCGCGAACCTTATCTGAATTTCCTTCTTGAGCTCACTTGGCCAAATGGCCGCTTGATGCGTGAGTACGCCGTACTCGTTGATCCTCCGGTCTACGCGGAAGAATCAGGCATACGTGAACAAGTAACAGCGCCCACATCGGCTCCGCAGCGCAGCACGGTTTCCCAGTCCAGTCGCAGTGCCGAGTCTGCGCGCCGGCAAGCCGCCGTTCAAAGTTCCCCTACATCTAGTGCCAACGCCGATAGCTTTGGTCCTACCGGGCCGTCTGACACGCTTTGGACCATTGCTCAGCGCATGCGTCCAAACAACTCGGTGTCAATGCAACAGGTTATGCTGGCTATCCAGGATAAAAACCCGAAAGCATTTATTGGCGGAAATATAAATCGATTGAAACGGGGGCAAGTGCTGCGTGCACCGAGTCTCTCGGAAATTGAGCGTCGTAGCCAGACCGAAGCATCTCGGGTGGTTGCAAGGCAGAACCAAGAGCTTAAGGCTCCACGACCTGTAGATGCTACTCAAACTGCTGAAACGACTCCGCAGCCGAGCGTTAAACCTCAAGAAGTGGAAGCTGGGGCAGAGCTTCGCCTTATTGCCGCAGATGAAGCCGAGGCTCGTACCGAAGAGCAGGGCGGTTCGGCCGGTGGCGATGGCGCCAGCGAGGGTGGTGTGGATGCAGGGTCCGCAGTCGCTATGGAAGAGCTTGAAGCCACACGTCGTGAGAACGAAGAGCTGAATTCCAAGCTTGAAGATATGCAAGCTCAGGTCGAAACGCTTCAACGTCTTTTGGAGTTGAAGAGCTCCCAGCTTGCTGACTTGGAAGGCGTAGTCTCTGAAGAGCCGTCCGCTGCTTCAGGTAACGCAGACGGTAGTCAGTCCGTTGGAGGCGGCGCCGATGAAGATTCTGCTGCGGAGGGAGAATCCCCTGAAGCAGTTTCCGGTCAGGCTTCAAACGCTCCGGATGAGAGTGCCGAAGCGGAAGAGGTGGGCGAGGATAATTCGCTGACTTCAGAGGAAGGTGTTCCAGAAGAATCGGTTGAGACAGCGATGGACACCGCGGAAGCGGGTGCGCCGGAGTCAGAAACGGGCGTCCAGCAGGATGAAAGCACCGCGCCGGAAGCAGTTGCGGCGGATGAACTGGAAGAATCAGCAGGACCCGTTGCAAGCGCGGGCAATACCGAATCTACAGTTCAACAGCCCGAACAAAGTCAACCAGCAGAGCAATCGAAAAAAGGTTTGTTGGGTCAGTTTATGGATGCGGTCGTCGGGAACCCGATGTACCAGATTGCTTTGGGTGGAGGCCTGATCCTGTTGCTGCTTCTGCTGTTGTTGGTTGCTCGTCGTAACGCAAATCGCGAGAAAGCGTTTTACGATCAACTAAACTCGGAAGATGATGGCGATTCAGAAGGGTTTGACCTAACGCCCGCAGATGAACCAAGCCAAGCGGCGGCAACCCCTGAGGGTGATGAAGTGTTGGCAGAGGCCAATAGCTATATGGCTTACGGTCAGCTGGATAAGGCAGCCGAGGTTCTGGAAACGGCTATTTCGCGCGAACCTAGCCGCACAGATTTGCGCCTGAAGTTGCTGGAAACCTATGCCGAGGGGCAAGATTATCAGTCTTTTGAAAAGCAATTCGGTGAAGTAGAAGCCCTTGGTGACGACGAAGCTCTGGCTCGAGCTGTGGTTCTGCAGCAGCAGCTGCAAGAAGCGGAAGCAATGCCGAGCATCGACGATCTTGAAAATGAGCTTCGCTCTGATTCCTTGGCGGGCTTTGCGTCAGAAGCCTACGATAATGAGAATGAGCCTGAAGTGTCTGCAACACCTTTGGACGATGAATTCCAGGGGCTAGACGATCGCTTAGACGAGTTTGATTTAGATGAAGAGCTTGAAGGCGAAAAAGGCAGCGCGGGCTCGCCAGACGATCCAATTGAGTACGACCTCACAGGTATTGCAGTACTTGATAACGCCGAAGAGTCAGCGGATTCAACGTCCGACGAGTCCGATTTCTCCTCATTTGAAATGGATGTTGAGTCGGACTCACAGGTCGATAAGCCAGATGATGTTCTTGGTGAAGATGAGTTCAGTCTAGACTTCGAGTTGAGTGAAGAAGATGAAGCTGTATTCGGTTCGGGTGAGACTGAAGATGCGATTGATCCCGAATTGGATTTGACTGAAAGTCTGGATCTTGATGGTGAGCTAGATGAGTTGGAAGCTCAGTCGGTCGATACTGAGGGTCAGGCTGATCAGGAAAGTGAGCCGGTGTCCTTAAATGAGGTCTCGGGTGACGACGGTCTTGACGAGTCTTTCCTCGACGAGCTGGATGCAGAGCTGGATAAGGTCGAAGAAAATAGCGAGTCCGAGCCTTTAGATTTAAGCGAATCAGCTCTGGATGATCTCGAGTTGGACGTCTCTGATGATGACTTGGCCTTGATGGGCGAGTTCGCTGAACGTGATTCCGCCGACCCAACGACAGAGGGAACAGATTCATTGGACGAAGAGCTCAGCCTTGAAGATGCACTCGATGAACTGGACCAAGGTGAAGAGGCAGCCGCCGACTCGTCAGAAGACATTCCGTCATTGGTTCCGGAAGTCGATGCAGAGGATGACGCAAGTCAAGGGTTGTCTGGACTAGATATCGGTGATGCTGACCTCGGCGACGATGATGATTTCGATTTTCTCGCTGGTACTGACGAAGCTGCGACTAAACTCGATCTGGCGCGAGCCTACGTCGAGATGGGTGACGGCGATGGTGCCAGGGATATTCTCGAAGAAGTTGCCTTGGAGGGTAACGAAGAGCAGAAGGCCGAAGCGAAAGAGCTTCTTAAAAATCTCTCCTGA
- the asd gene encoding aspartate-semialdehyde dehydrogenase yields the protein MKRVGLVGWRGMVGSVLMQRMREENDFADIDPVFFTTSQSGKPAPDVGKDGVPALQDAFDIDILKTMDVVVTCQGGDYTSAVYEKLREAGWQGFWIDAASTLRMADHSVIVLDPVNRNVIDEALEKGVKDYVGGNCTVSLMMLALGGLLEQDLIEWVSPMTYQAASGSGAQNMRELLNQMGALNDSVKAELEDTSSAILEIDRKVTDTMRSGEFPTEHFGVPLAGSLIPFIDKQLDNGMSKEEWKAGVETNKILGRSGNPIPIDGICVRIGAMRSHSQALTIKLKKDLPVSEIENILAEGNDWVKVIPNDRDATMQELTPTKVTGTLSVPIGRIRKLAMGPEYISAFTVGDQLLWGAAEPLRRMLRILQER from the coding sequence ATGAAGCGAGTTGGACTTGTAGGTTGGCGTGGCATGGTGGGGTCTGTCCTCATGCAACGCATGCGCGAAGAAAATGATTTTGCTGACATCGATCCGGTGTTCTTTACAACATCCCAGTCGGGTAAGCCGGCTCCGGATGTAGGCAAAGACGGAGTGCCAGCATTGCAGGATGCGTTTGACATCGACATTCTGAAAACGATGGACGTGGTTGTCACGTGTCAGGGTGGTGATTACACCTCGGCGGTTTACGAGAAGCTACGTGAAGCGGGCTGGCAGGGGTTTTGGATTGATGCAGCCTCTACGCTGCGGATGGCCGATCACTCTGTCATCGTTCTGGACCCTGTTAATCGCAACGTTATAGATGAAGCACTCGAGAAGGGTGTGAAGGATTACGTTGGTGGTAACTGTACCGTAAGCCTGATGATGCTGGCGCTGGGCGGACTGCTCGAACAGGATCTGATTGAGTGGGTGTCTCCCATGACTTATCAGGCAGCTTCGGGTTCCGGCGCACAAAACATGCGTGAGCTGCTGAATCAGATGGGCGCGTTGAATGACAGCGTCAAGGCTGAGCTGGAAGATACGTCGTCTGCGATTCTCGAAATCGACCGCAAGGTCACCGACACCATGCGTTCAGGTGAGTTTCCAACCGAACACTTCGGTGTTCCGCTGGCGGGAAGTCTGATTCCGTTTATCGATAAGCAACTCGATAACGGCATGAGCAAGGAAGAGTGGAAAGCGGGCGTTGAAACCAACAAGATTCTTGGCCGCAGCGGTAACCCGATTCCCATTGATGGCATCTGCGTACGTATTGGCGCAATGCGCTCTCACAGTCAGGCGCTGACCATCAAGCTGAAGAAGGATTTGCCGGTTTCAGAGATCGAAAACATTCTGGCAGAAGGTAACGATTGGGTGAAGGTAATTCCGAATGATCGCGACGCGACCATGCAGGAACTGACCCCGACGAAGGTGACGGGTACACTGAGTGTGCCAATTGGACGTATTCGTAAATTGGCCATGGGGCCGGAATACATCTCCGCGTTCACTGTAGGTGACCAGTTGTTGTGGGGTGCTGCAGAACCGCTTCGCAGGATGCTGAGAATCCTTCAGGAACGTTAA
- the leuB gene encoding 3-isopropylmalate dehydrogenase: MSRSVLLLPGDGIGPEIVAEAEKVLHKVNERFSLGLSFDTALVGGAAIDAEDTPLPADTLDKARKAEAILLGAVGGPKWDGLPMANRPEKGLLGLRSNLELFANLRPAILYPQLASASSLKPEVVSGLDILIVRELTGGIYFGQPRGVRQLESGERQGYNTYQYTESEIRRIGRVAFEAAQQRSKKLCSVDKANVLEVTVLWREIMEELKSEYPDVELSHMYVDNAAMQLVKAPKQFDVIVTGNMFGDILSDEAAMLTGSIGMLPSASLNSERQGMYEPCHGSAPDIAGQGIANPLATIISAAMMLRYSLNEDEAAEAIEIAVSKVLDQGLRTADIMSDGGKKVSTREMGEAVLSAL; this comes from the coding sequence ATGTCCCGTAGTGTTTTGTTGTTGCCAGGTGATGGCATTGGTCCTGAGATTGTTGCAGAAGCTGAAAAAGTGCTGCACAAAGTAAACGAAAGGTTCTCTTTAGGATTGTCTTTCGATACCGCTTTAGTTGGTGGCGCGGCGATCGACGCGGAAGATACGCCTCTGCCAGCCGATACGTTGGATAAGGCGCGTAAGGCGGAAGCCATTTTGCTAGGAGCGGTCGGTGGTCCCAAGTGGGATGGTCTGCCGATGGCAAATCGCCCGGAAAAAGGGTTGTTGGGCTTGCGCTCCAATTTGGAGTTGTTTGCGAACTTGCGTCCGGCGATTCTTTACCCGCAATTGGCGTCTGCATCTTCACTTAAGCCGGAAGTGGTGTCTGGTCTGGATATCCTGATCGTTCGTGAGCTGACCGGTGGTATCTATTTTGGTCAGCCCCGCGGTGTTCGTCAGCTGGAGAGTGGCGAGCGTCAGGGTTACAACACCTATCAATACACTGAGTCTGAAATTCGCCGTATTGGCCGTGTCGCTTTTGAAGCTGCTCAGCAGCGCAGCAAGAAACTGTGCTCCGTGGATAAAGCAAACGTGTTGGAAGTGACCGTGTTGTGGCGTGAAATTATGGAAGAGCTGAAGAGCGAATATCCGGACGTTGAGCTGTCTCATATGTACGTCGATAACGCTGCTATGCAGTTGGTGAAAGCGCCTAAGCAGTTCGACGTGATTGTGACTGGCAACATGTTTGGTGATATTCTTTCTGACGAAGCAGCAATGCTGACCGGCTCAATCGGCATGTTGCCGTCCGCTTCGCTGAACTCCGAGAGGCAAGGTATGTATGAGCCTTGCCATGGTTCAGCTCCGGATATCGCCGGGCAGGGCATTGCGAATCCGCTGGCCACCATTATCAGTGCAGCAATGATGTTGCGGTACAGTCTGAACGAAGACGAAGCTGCAGAAGCCATTGAGATTGCGGTCAGCAAGGTGTTGGACCAAGGTTTGCGTACTGCAGATATTATGTCAGACGGCGGCAAGAAAGTTTCGACCCGTGAAATGGGTGAAGCTGTACTGAGCGCGCTTTAA
- the leuD gene encoding 3-isopropylmalate dehydratase small subunit, with product MRAFTQHQGIVAPMDRSNVDTDMIIPKQFLKSIKRTGFGPNLFDELRYLDEGKPDQDCAGRPLNPDFVLNQERYKNASVLLARTNFGCGSSREHAPWALDDFGFRVIIAPSFADIFYNNCFKNGLLPIVLEEKVVDKLFESVEVNEGYQLTVNLEAQTVTTPDGESFSFDVDNFRRHCLLNGLDDIGVTLEDADAIKVYEDARRQTAPWLFNAGN from the coding sequence ATGCGAGCATTTACGCAACATCAGGGCATTGTTGCCCCCATGGACCGTTCCAATGTGGATACGGACATGATTATTCCCAAGCAGTTTTTGAAGTCCATCAAGCGTACAGGCTTTGGCCCGAATTTGTTTGATGAGCTGCGTTATTTGGATGAAGGTAAGCCGGATCAGGATTGTGCCGGCCGGCCGTTGAATCCTGATTTTGTGTTGAATCAGGAACGCTACAAGAATGCTAGCGTGCTGCTGGCGCGTACCAACTTTGGTTGTGGTTCAAGCCGTGAACATGCGCCGTGGGCGCTGGATGATTTCGGTTTTCGTGTCATTATTGCGCCGAGCTTTGCAGATATTTTCTACAATAACTGCTTTAAGAATGGGTTGTTACCTATTGTTCTTGAAGAAAAAGTTGTTGATAAGCTTTTTGAAAGCGTGGAAGTAAACGAAGGCTATCAGTTGACTGTGAATCTCGAGGCGCAAACGGTCACTACACCTGATGGCGAGTCCTTCAGTTTTGATGTCGATAACTTCCGTCGCCATTGTTTGCTGAACGGCTTAGACGACATCGGCGTTACGCTGGAAGACGCTGATGCTATTAAGGTCTATGAAGACGCACGTCGCCAAACGGCTCCTTGGTTGTTTAACGCTGGAAACTGA
- the leuC gene encoding 3-isopropylmalate dehydratase large subunit, which yields MAGKTLYDKLWDDHLVKQRDDGSALIYIDRQLLHEVTSPQAFEGLRLANRKPWRIDANLATPDHNVPTTDRDKGIDGIVDPVSRTQVETLGKNCDEFGILEFKIKDIRQGIVHVIGPEQGATLPGMSIVCGDSHTSTHGAFGCLAHGIGTSEVEHVLATQCLVQKKMKNMLVKVTGKLGAGVTGKDVVLAIIGKIGTAGGTGYAIEFGGEAIRGLSMEGRMTICNMAIEGGARVGMVGVDDTTIEYVKDRPFAPKGETWDKAVEYWRTLHSDDDAEFDKVVEIDGTKIQPQVSWGTSPEMVADVGANVPDPAKEEDLIKREGIVRALKYMGLEPNQKITDIKLDRVFIGSCTNSRIEDLREAAAVVKGRKVAAGLKQAMVVPGSGLVKEQAEKEGLDKIFIEAGLEWRDPGCSMCLAMNADKLGQGEHCASTSNRNFEGRQGFGGRTHLVSPAMAAAAAVSGHFVDVRELMN from the coding sequence ATGGCGGGCAAGACCTTATACGACAAGTTGTGGGATGACCATTTAGTCAAACAGCGCGATGACGGTTCAGCATTGATCTATATCGATCGCCAGTTGCTGCACGAAGTCACTTCGCCGCAGGCGTTTGAAGGCCTCCGGTTGGCTAATCGTAAGCCGTGGCGCATCGATGCGAACCTAGCAACGCCGGATCACAACGTTCCTACGACCGACCGTGACAAAGGAATTGATGGCATTGTTGACCCTGTGTCTCGCACACAGGTAGAAACCTTGGGTAAGAACTGCGATGAGTTCGGTATTCTCGAATTCAAGATCAAAGACATTCGACAAGGTATTGTCCACGTTATCGGGCCAGAGCAAGGCGCGACTTTGCCAGGTATGAGTATCGTGTGTGGTGACTCCCATACCTCTACACACGGCGCTTTTGGTTGCTTGGCGCACGGTATCGGTACCTCCGAGGTTGAACACGTACTGGCCACTCAGTGCTTGGTTCAGAAGAAGATGAAAAACATGCTGGTAAAAGTGACTGGCAAGTTGGGTGCAGGTGTTACCGGTAAAGACGTAGTGTTGGCGATTATCGGTAAGATCGGCACTGCCGGAGGCACGGGTTATGCCATCGAGTTCGGTGGTGAGGCTATTCGTGGTTTGAGCATGGAAGGCCGGATGACCATCTGTAACATGGCCATCGAAGGCGGTGCCCGTGTCGGCATGGTTGGGGTAGACGACACCACGATCGAATATGTTAAAGATCGCCCGTTTGCGCCCAAGGGTGAAACCTGGGACAAGGCTGTTGAATACTGGCGCACCCTGCACAGTGATGACGATGCGGAGTTCGACAAGGTTGTTGAAATCGATGGCACAAAAATTCAGCCTCAAGTGAGCTGGGGTACATCACCAGAGATGGTGGCTGATGTCGGTGCGAATGTACCTGACCCGGCCAAAGAAGAAGATCTCATTAAGCGGGAAGGGATCGTTCGTGCCCTGAAGTACATGGGCTTGGAACCGAATCAGAAGATTACCGACATTAAGTTGGATCGCGTGTTTATTGGCTCTTGCACTAACAGTCGCATTGAAGATCTGCGCGAGGCCGCTGCCGTTGTTAAGGGCCGCAAGGTTGCGGCTGGCTTGAAGCAGGCGATGGTGGTTCCCGGCTCCGGTTTGGTGAAAGAGCAGGCCGAGAAGGAAGGTTTGGATAAGATCTTTATCGAAGCGGGTCTTGAATGGCGGGATCCGGGTTGCTCTATGTGCTTGGCGATGAACGCCGACAAGTTGGGGCAGGGCGAGCATTGTGCGTCTACGTCAAACCGTAACTTCGAAGGCCGTCAGGGCTTCGGCGGGCGTACCCACTTGGTGAGCCCGGCGATGGCGGCTGCGGCAGCAGTATCGGGCCATTTTGTTGATGTCCGTGAGTTGATGAACTGA
- a CDS encoding LysR family transcriptional regulator, with the protein MDANSLKAFLTIVDQGSFSEAAETLHLTQPAVSKRLATLEHQLGTKLIERGHREMRLTDTGARLLPHARQILDDIHNAKAALTSDDGNITGELNIIASHHIGLHHLPNWLRRFAREYPDVSVNLQFMESDAAYSQMVKRNAELAFVTLSDSMESQFKVYQQWPDPMAFVTGPDHELAVSNTATLSDLAKYPALLPDTTTATYRAVSRLFLEANLPLKQQIPTNYLETIKMMTSVGLGWSVLPVSMADKTLHQLNTGITVSRVLGAVGLLGRHLSQAARAMLEVVQLEESTRKTDAQK; encoded by the coding sequence ATGGACGCAAACTCCCTAAAAGCATTCCTGACAATCGTAGACCAAGGCTCTTTCTCCGAGGCTGCAGAAACACTGCACCTGACACAGCCGGCAGTCAGTAAACGCTTAGCCACCTTAGAACACCAACTCGGCACCAAGCTGATCGAACGAGGCCACCGGGAAATGCGCCTCACCGACACAGGCGCTAGACTGCTGCCCCATGCTAGACAAATACTCGACGACATCCACAATGCCAAAGCCGCCCTAACCTCCGATGATGGGAACATCACCGGCGAATTGAACATCATCGCCAGCCACCACATCGGTCTCCACCACCTGCCAAACTGGTTGCGCCGCTTCGCGCGCGAATACCCTGACGTATCCGTAAACCTACAATTTATGGAATCTGACGCCGCCTACAGCCAAATGGTCAAACGCAACGCAGAGCTTGCCTTCGTAACCCTTAGCGACAGCATGGAAAGCCAATTCAAAGTATACCAACAATGGCCCGACCCCATGGCATTCGTCACCGGACCCGACCACGAGCTGGCCGTAAGTAACACCGCGACCCTAAGCGATTTAGCGAAGTATCCGGCGCTACTGCCAGACACCACAACTGCGACCTACCGAGCCGTCAGCCGGCTGTTTTTGGAAGCCAACTTGCCCCTGAAACAACAAATCCCTACAAATTATCTGGAAACCATCAAAATGATGACAAGTGTCGGTCTGGGATGGAGTGTTCTGCCGGTGAGCATGGCAGACAAAACGCTGCACCAACTAAATACCGGAATCACTGTAAGCCGCGTGCTTGGCGCAGTCGGACTTTTGGGAAGGCACCTGAGCCAAGCCGCCAGAGCCATGCTTGAAGTTGTGCAGCTGGAGGAATCCACGCGGAAGACAGACGCACAAAAATGA
- a CDS encoding MFS transporter: MPYWSLYLEGQGFSYLQIATLMATIQLTKIVAPSLWGWLGDRTGQRVRLVRFGAITGSLFFAGVFLEPGFYGLLLVMLVFTFFWNAILPLYEVITLRVLGARKDKYGKVRLWGSVGFVGAVGLVGALLEWLPIEYLPWLLLPVFAGIVVSAFLVPSDRGEPKERAPKGSLKAIVTHPAVIAFFAMNFLLQVSHGAYYTFFSIHLEQHGYGKLSIGMLWSLGVVAEIVLFLFLHRLTKRLSVRQVVLGALVLTMLRWVLIAELTAVIPVLIFAQLLHAASYGVLHAVSVQYVQGFFGKHHHGQGQALYSGLTFGGGGALGAWMSGFLVDGYSTAAAFWGGAAAMVVAVIVTWWGLKPPPDQA, encoded by the coding sequence TTGCCTTACTGGTCCCTGTATTTGGAGGGGCAGGGCTTTTCCTACCTGCAAATCGCCACACTCATGGCGACCATCCAGCTAACCAAAATTGTTGCGCCCAGTCTGTGGGGCTGGCTTGGTGACCGTACCGGGCAGCGTGTTCGTCTGGTTCGCTTTGGCGCCATCACAGGCTCTTTGTTCTTTGCCGGAGTGTTCTTGGAACCCGGTTTCTACGGCCTGCTGCTGGTCATGCTGGTTTTCACCTTCTTCTGGAATGCCATTCTTCCGCTATACGAAGTCATCACCTTACGGGTGTTGGGCGCGCGGAAAGATAAATATGGCAAAGTCCGTCTTTGGGGTTCGGTCGGTTTTGTTGGTGCGGTCGGCTTGGTTGGTGCGCTGTTGGAGTGGCTGCCGATCGAATACCTGCCTTGGCTGCTGTTACCCGTTTTTGCTGGCATCGTGGTATCGGCTTTTTTGGTGCCATCGGATCGTGGCGAGCCTAAGGAACGTGCGCCGAAGGGTAGCTTGAAAGCGATTGTCACCCACCCAGCAGTGATTGCGTTCTTTGCGATGAACTTTCTGTTGCAGGTTTCTCATGGTGCCTATTACACCTTCTTCAGTATTCATCTTGAGCAGCATGGATACGGCAAGCTATCTATCGGGATGCTGTGGTCACTGGGAGTGGTTGCAGAAATCGTACTGTTCTTGTTTCTGCATCGCTTAACCAAACGGTTGTCTGTACGTCAGGTCGTGCTTGGGGCATTGGTTCTGACCATGCTTCGATGGGTTCTTATCGCCGAGCTGACTGCCGTGATTCCGGTTTTGATTTTTGCGCAATTGCTGCATGCAGCGTCTTACGGAGTGTTGCACGCGGTATCGGTACAGTATGTTCAGGGTTTCTTCGGTAAGCATCACCATGGCCAAGGGCAGGCACTGTATAGCGGTTTAACGTTTGGTGGGGGTGGTGCATTGGGGGCGTGGATGTCTGGCTTTCTGGTGGATGGCTATAGTACCGCTGCGGCCTTTTGGGGTGGGGCAGCCGCTATGGTTGTTGCGGTCATTGTAACCTGGTGGGGTCTGAAACCGCCGCCAGATCAAGCATAG
- the aroC gene encoding chorismate synthase, producing MSGNTFGKLFTVTTFGESHGAALGCIIDGCPPGLELSEADMQADLDRRKPGTSRHTTQRREADEVRILSGVFEGKTTGTPIGLIIENTDQRSKDYSKISEQFRPAHADYTYHHKYGNRDYRGGGRSSARETAMRVAAGAVARKFLEQRLGIRIRGYLSQLGPIKIEKLDWEQVHQNPFFCPDADKVPEMEAYMDALRKEGDSIGARINVVAEGVPPGLGEPVFDRLDADLAHALMSINAVKGVEIGAGFGSIEQKGTEHRDEMTPEGFLSNEAGGVLGGISSGQPIVASIALKPTSSLRLPGRSIDVHGSPVEVITTGRHDPCVGIRATPIAEAMMAIVLLDHYLRHRAQNGDVEVSTPVIGQL from the coding sequence ATGTCGGGAAATACTTTTGGAAAGCTGTTTACGGTCACGACCTTTGGTGAAAGCCACGGCGCCGCCCTAGGTTGCATCATTGACGGGTGCCCGCCGGGGCTTGAGTTGTCAGAAGCGGACATGCAGGCTGATCTGGATCGCCGAAAACCGGGTACTTCCCGCCATACCACTCAGCGTCGCGAGGCGGATGAGGTTCGAATTCTGTCGGGTGTGTTTGAAGGCAAAACCACCGGCACGCCAATCGGTTTGATTATCGAAAACACTGATCAGCGCTCCAAAGATTATTCCAAGATTTCGGAGCAGTTCCGTCCTGCCCACGCTGATTACACCTATCACCATAAGTACGGCAATCGGGATTACCGAGGTGGTGGCCGTTCTTCAGCTCGCGAAACAGCTATGCGCGTTGCAGCCGGCGCCGTGGCCCGAAAGTTTCTGGAGCAACGCCTCGGTATACGTATCCGTGGGTATTTGTCTCAGTTGGGCCCCATTAAGATTGAAAAACTCGATTGGGAGCAGGTTCACCAAAACCCGTTTTTCTGCCCAGATGCAGACAAGGTGCCAGAAATGGAAGCCTATATGGATGCTCTTCGAAAAGAAGGGGATTCGATAGGCGCGCGGATTAATGTTGTGGCCGAAGGTGTCCCTCCGGGGCTGGGTGAGCCGGTTTTTGATCGCTTAGATGCAGATTTGGCTCATGCGTTGATGAGTATCAACGCGGTTAAAGGCGTTGAAATTGGTGCAGGTTTTGGAAGCATTGAACAGAAAGGCACTGAGCACCGGGATGAGATGACGCCTGAAGGCTTCCTGTCGAATGAGGCTGGCGGTGTGCTCGGGGGGATTTCATCAGGGCAGCCGATCGTTGCCAGTATTGCGCTGAAGCCGACCTCCAGTCTGCGCTTGCCAGGGCGGAGTATTGATGTTCATGGCAGCCCGGTTGAAGTGATTACGACCGGTCGTCACGATCCTTGCGTTGGTATTCGGGCGACGCCCATTGCCGAAGCCATGATGGCCATTGTCCTGTTGGATCATTATCTGCGTCATCGTGCTCAAAATGGCGATGTCGAGGTATCCACTCCGGTTATCGGTCAGCTCTGA